Proteins encoded by one window of Salvia splendens isolate huo1 chromosome 7, SspV2, whole genome shotgun sequence:
- the LOC121742160 gene encoding calcium uniporter protein 2, mitochondrial-like yields MAFNRMIPQRLLSISRMTNPALTNYRTSLPRTAVKSASLSHQTSPNNIAPDPGDDGIFRRYLHRQSAAAPSAARFLPSGEKLQEKLREMDIARDRIRLDGLRRQEAVEDSPEESMTVIDARKILRLSQLEMVKAKLRRLEKDCVSYPEFLEICAKQCLSPELGHEFAKILDESGSVIVFGNVVFLKPEQVVKAIQGLIALPPKPEDPRMKELEELEKQKAVIDRQAEAYVRRELWVGLGYLVVQTAAFMRLTFWELSWDVMEPICFYVTSMYFMGGYAFFLRTSKEPSFEGFFQSRFGAKQKRLFKALHFDVERYDELKRAGHPLQSRETAAALSFASPTQCA; encoded by the exons ATGGCGTTCAACAGAATGATCCCTCAGCGCCTCCTCAGCATATCGAGGATGACGAACCCGGCCCTCACAAATTACCGCACTTCCTTACCGCGCACCGCCGTCAAATCGGCCTCGCTGAGCCATCAAACGTCGCCCAATAATATCGCCCCTGATCCCGGAGATGACGGTATATTCCGCCGATATCTCCACCGTCAATCGGCAGCGGCTCCTTCCGCGGCCCGATTCCTTCCTTCCGGCGAGAAGCTGCAGGAGAAGCTCCGCGAGATGGACATTGCCAGAGACAGGATCAGGCTCGACGGCCTGCGGCGTCAGGAGGCGGTGGAGGACTCGCCTGAGGAGAGTATGACGGTGATTGACGCGAGGAAAATTCTCAGGCTGTCGCAGCTCGAAATGGTGAAGGCGAAATTGAGGCGGCTGGAGAAGGATTGCGTCTCGTATCCGGAATTTCTGGAGATTTGTGCCAAGCAGTGCCTGAGTCCAGAGTTAGGGCACGAATTCGCTAAAATACTCGATGAATCGGGGAGTGTGATTGTCTTCGGAAACGTCGTCTTCCTCAAGCCTGAGCAG GTGGTGAAAGCAATCCAAGGACTAATAGCTCTACCCCCAAAACCAGAGGATCCAAGAATGAAGGAGCTGGAAGAACTGGAGAAGCAGAAGGCGGTGATTGACAGGCAAGCAGAGGCCTATGTTCGTCGCGAGCTCTGGGTCGGATTAGGATACCTGGTTGTCCAGACAGCGGCCTTCATGAGGCTAACGTTCTGGGAACTGTCGTGGGATGTGATGGAGCCAATTTGTTTCTATGTAACATCAATGTATTTCATGGGAGGCTATGCCTTCTTTCTGAGAACGTCCAAAGAGCCCTCATTCGAGGGGTTCTTCCAGAGCAGGTTTGGCGCCAAGCAGAAGCGCCTCTTCAAGGCGCTGCATTTTGATGTGGAGAGGTATGATGAGCTGAAGAGAGCTGGCCATCCGCTGCAGTCAAGGGAAACTGCTGCTGCTCTTTCCTTTGCTTCTCCAACTCAGTGTGCTTGA